One part of the Rutidosis leptorrhynchoides isolate AG116_Rl617_1_P2 chromosome 1, CSIRO_AGI_Rlap_v1, whole genome shotgun sequence genome encodes these proteins:
- the LOC139889910 gene encoding nuclear transcription factor Y subunit A-10-like codes for MGSECYNEQDDVTASNQVCALSSGSGPWLSGLVTQSTFENSLDRNKFSSMENCGEQFMPIAPKPTQLNLFSGDSKDTPNGQKPVQFQAAFVMQPATQTYGGHLELGFGQPDVICGKYPYGDQYFGVVSIYGPQIAGRVMLPLNLSTDDMPIYVNAKQYNGIIRRRQTRAKAEMAKKVAKSRKPFLHLSRHLHAKRRPRGCGGRFLNAKEMEMCKIQNLDSKLTKVLQSDHETNGSRSHMSGSEVTSMFSDMMMSGKSFHDFGMNNKWVVAAGGGGTHCHVAI; via the exons ATGGGTTCTGAATGCTATAATGAGCAAGATGATGTAACTGCTTCAAATCAGGTTTGTGCGTTGTCATCCGGGTCGGGTCCTTGGTTGAGTGGACTTGTGACTCAATCCACTTTTGAAAATTCCCTGGACCGAAATAAGTTTTCATCAATGGAAAACTGTGGAGAACAATTCATGCCTATTGCACCCAAACCAACTCAGCTCAATTTATTTTCTG GCGACTCTAAGGATACGCCAAATGGGCAAAAACCAGTGCAATTTCAGGCCGCTTTCGTTATGCAACCTGCTACTCAAACGTATGGAGGTCATCTTGAGCTTGGGTTTGGTCAGCCAGATGTG ATATGTGGCAAGTATCCTTACGGAGATCAATACTTTGGCGTTGTCTCTATTTATGGACCTCAAATCGCG GGTCGCGTTATGCTACCTTTGAACTTAAGCACAGATGATATGCCTATATATGTAAACGCGAAGCAGTATAATGGAATAATCAGGCGCAGGCAAACTCGTGCCAAGGCAGAAATGGCCAAAAAGGTTGCTAAAAGCCGCAAG CCATTTTTGCACCTGTCACGCCATCTCCATGCAAAACGTAGACCAAGAGGGTGCGGGGGCCGTTTCTTGAACGCAAAGGAGATGGAAATGTGTAAGATCCAAAACTTGGATTCGAAACTGACCAAAGTTCTGCAATCCGATCACGAAACAAACGGTAGCAGGTCCCACATGTCAGGATCCGAGGTGACAAGCATGTTCTCGGACATGATGATGTCGGGGAAAAGCTTTCATGACTTCGGTATGAATAACAAATGGGTTGTAGCGGCTGGTGGTGGTGGTACCCACTGCCATGTGGCAATCTGA